Proteins encoded within one genomic window of Rhododendron vialii isolate Sample 1 chromosome 1a, ASM3025357v1:
- the LOC131335494 gene encoding ALA-interacting subunit 1-like, with product MNPGDSDGASETSSVAAKKNSKKPKYSRFTQQELPACKPILTPGWVITAFICIGVIFIPIGLASLFASENVVEIVDRYDKDCVPSTYNGSMLEFIQSSETNKTCIKTLTVPKKMKQPIFVYYQLDNFYQNHRRYVKSRSDKQLRSKAFQDSVEDCKPETSTEAGSIVPCGLIAWSLFNDTYGFSKYNKTIQVNKKGIAWKSDRQHKFGSDVYPKNFQQGWIGGAKLDENVPLSEQEDLMVWMRTAALPSFRKLYGKIEEDLDANQNITVVIQNNYNTYSFSGDKKLVLSTTSWIGGKNDFLGVAYLTVGGLCLFLAISFILLYVFRPRPLGDPSYLSWNKNPAGTLN from the exons ATGAATCCAGGGGATTCGGATGGAGCCTCTGAAACATCCTCGGTGGCCGCCAAGAAGAATTCCAAGAAACCCAAAT ATTCTCGGTTTACACAACAAGAGCTTCCTGCTTGCAAACCAATTTTGACTCCTGGTTGG GTCATTACAGCTTTCATCTGTATTGGAGTCATCTTCATCCCTATTGGCCTCGCTTCCTTGTTTGCATCTGAGAAT GTGGTAGAAATTGTGGATCGTTATGATAAGGATTGCGTTCCTTCAACTTATAATGGTAGCATGCTTGAATTTATTCAAAGCTCCGAAACCAACAAGACTTGTATCAAGACCTTGACT GTGCCAAAGAAGATGAAACAGCCAATTTTTGTATATTATCAGCTTGACAACTTTTACCAGAATCATCGCCG ATATGTCAAAAGTAGAAGTGACAAGCAATTGCGTAGCAAGGCATTCCAAGACAGCGTAGAAGATTGTAAACCTGAAACCAGCACTGAAGCTGGATCAATTGTTCCTTGTGGCCTCATTGCTTGGAGTTTGTTCAATGATACGTATGGTTTTTCTAAGTATAACAAAACTATACAAGTCAACAAAAAGGGTATCGCGTGGAAAAGTGATAGACAACACAAATTTGGGTCTGATGTGTATCCTAAGAATTTCCAGCAAGGTTGGATTGGGGGTGCGAAACTCGACGAAAATGTTCCA TTAAGTGAGCAAGAAGATCTTATGGTTTGGATGAGAACTGCCGCATTACCAAGCTTTCGAAAGCTATATGGAAAGATAGAGGAGGATCTTGATGCTAACCAGAACATAACAGTTGTAATTCAGAACAACTACAACACCTACAGTTTCAGTGGAGACAAGAAGCTGGTCCTTTCAACTACAAGTTGGATTGGTGGGAAGAATGATTTTCTTGGTGTAGCATACCTTACAGTTGGTGGACTATGCTTATTTCTTGCAATAAGCTTCATTCTTTTGTATGTCTTCAGACCACG GCCTCTTGGGGATCCATCTTACTTGTCATGGAACAAAAATCCTGCTGGGACTCTGAACTAA